One genomic region from Harpia harpyja isolate bHarHar1 chromosome 1, bHarHar1 primary haplotype, whole genome shotgun sequence encodes:
- the GPR141 gene encoding probable G-protein coupled receptor 141 isoform X2, with protein sequence MYKEDFGNMIEENRNSSDSSSAFTHTNTMSAILITSYSVAFAGGGIGSITMLSVLVKMNTLSVTTTAIVNLVVVHSLLLFTVPFRLHYYVNKKWVFKMPFCKMVSAMVHIHMYLTFLFYVITLVIRWLIFFQWKDKVEFYRKLHAIAASAAVWVLVMVFVVPALCLEYGRSGSYNDTACFKFHKELQQESVKALNYTIIVAVTCITCVLLGLQIFILVKVARKLSTSLWSHQEFWAQVKNLIFICVIIICFLPYHLFRAYYIQHVSDFEQLESYNEVFLSLTALSCLDLLSFVLSGSRLFKQKVGMLRSRLPCC encoded by the coding sequence ATGTACAAGGAAGATTTCGGGAACATGATTGAAGAGAATAGGAACAGCAGtgactcctcctctgccttcactCACACCAACACCATGAGTGCCATACTGATTACTTCCTACTCGGTTGCCTTTGCTGGAGGTGGGATTGGGTCCATCACAATGTTGTCTGTGCTGGTCAAGATGAACACTCTGTCCGTGACCACTACAGCCATCGTTAACCTGGTTGTTGTGCACagcctcctcctcttcactgtgCCCTTCCGCCTGCACTACTATGTCAACAAGAAGTGGGTATTCAAGATGCCGTTTTGCAAAATGGTGAGTGCAATGGTGCACATCCACATGTACCTGACCTTCCTATTCTACGTGATCACGCTGGTGATCCGGTGGCTCATCTTCTTTCAATGGAAGGACAAGGTGGAGTTTTACAGGAAGCTGCACGCCATTGCAGCAAGCGCTGCTGTGTGGGTCCTTGTCATGGTCTTTGTGGTGCCAGCCTTGTGCTTGGAGTATGGACGCTCAGGCTCATACAATGATACAGCATGCTTTAAGTTCCACAAAGAACTACAGCAGGAGAGCGTGAAAGCCCTGAACTATACCATAATTGTAGCTGTCACCTGCATTACTTGTGTCCTCTTGGGCCTGCAGATTTTCATCCTGGTAAAAGTGGCGAGAAAACTTTCCACCTCCCTCTGGTCACACCAAGAGTTCTGGGCCCAGGTGAAAAACTTGATTTTCATCTGCGTCATCATAATTTGCTTCCTTCCCTATCATCTCTTTAGGGCCTACTACATACAGCATGTGAGTGATTTTGAGCAGTTAGAAAGCTACAATGAAGTTTTTTTGAGTCTGACTGCCCTCAGCTGTCTGGACCTGCTGTCGTTTGTGCTGAGTGGAAGCCGCCTCTTCAAGCAAAAAGTGGGTATGCTCCGCAGCAGGTTGCCTTGCTGCTAG
- the GPR141 gene encoding probable G-protein coupled receptor 141 isoform X1 encodes MHNKNMYKEDFGNMIEENRNSSDSSSAFTHTNTMSAILITSYSVAFAGGGIGSITMLSVLVKMNTLSVTTTAIVNLVVVHSLLLFTVPFRLHYYVNKKWVFKMPFCKMVSAMVHIHMYLTFLFYVITLVIRWLIFFQWKDKVEFYRKLHAIAASAAVWVLVMVFVVPALCLEYGRSGSYNDTACFKFHKELQQESVKALNYTIIVAVTCITCVLLGLQIFILVKVARKLSTSLWSHQEFWAQVKNLIFICVIIICFLPYHLFRAYYIQHVSDFEQLESYNEVFLSLTALSCLDLLSFVLSGSRLFKQKVGMLRSRLPCC; translated from the exons ATGCACAATAAG AATATGTACAAGGAAGATTTCGGGAACATGATTGAAGAGAATAGGAACAGCAGtgactcctcctctgccttcactCACACCAACACCATGAGTGCCATACTGATTACTTCCTACTCGGTTGCCTTTGCTGGAGGTGGGATTGGGTCCATCACAATGTTGTCTGTGCTGGTCAAGATGAACACTCTGTCCGTGACCACTACAGCCATCGTTAACCTGGTTGTTGTGCACagcctcctcctcttcactgtgCCCTTCCGCCTGCACTACTATGTCAACAAGAAGTGGGTATTCAAGATGCCGTTTTGCAAAATGGTGAGTGCAATGGTGCACATCCACATGTACCTGACCTTCCTATTCTACGTGATCACGCTGGTGATCCGGTGGCTCATCTTCTTTCAATGGAAGGACAAGGTGGAGTTTTACAGGAAGCTGCACGCCATTGCAGCAAGCGCTGCTGTGTGGGTCCTTGTCATGGTCTTTGTGGTGCCAGCCTTGTGCTTGGAGTATGGACGCTCAGGCTCATACAATGATACAGCATGCTTTAAGTTCCACAAAGAACTACAGCAGGAGAGCGTGAAAGCCCTGAACTATACCATAATTGTAGCTGTCACCTGCATTACTTGTGTCCTCTTGGGCCTGCAGATTTTCATCCTGGTAAAAGTGGCGAGAAAACTTTCCACCTCCCTCTGGTCACACCAAGAGTTCTGGGCCCAGGTGAAAAACTTGATTTTCATCTGCGTCATCATAATTTGCTTCCTTCCCTATCATCTCTTTAGGGCCTACTACATACAGCATGTGAGTGATTTTGAGCAGTTAGAAAGCTACAATGAAGTTTTTTTGAGTCTGACTGCCCTCAGCTGTCTGGACCTGCTGTCGTTTGTGCTGAGTGGAAGCCGCCTCTTCAAGCAAAAAGTGGGTATGCTCCGCAGCAGGTTGCCTTGCTGCTAG